The region TTCATGTTTAACAATTGTCTCCACTTCttgttcaaatgtatttgatgACAATTTTTTTCACAGTCATAGATTGTTTGACTAACACAGACCAGCACATTACTACTGTTTTAGTACTATACTGTAGTGTCTACGAAATTGTGGTTTAACTCATTTGTTCAGCACTAATGCACTTGGCAGGACCGGATTGAAGGCAACCTCCAAACTGCTGGTATACCTGTACTGTGTGTCCAACCATTAAATCAGTGCAACCCACTTCGTGTGGTCCTTTCCCCGGAGGTATTCCTAAATTATGAACGTTTGAATTCCCCATCGCAACAAACTGCCGGTAGTTCCACTTGTACCGAAGACCTGTCATGAGACGAGAAAATGTTTTGACGCATGCGTGTCACCGGTGATTTAACTGCGTTTCCATGacggaaaaagaaaaagaaagaaaccggTTTTTCTCTGATGTGGTGTCGAAATCTTACTGCTCTGGAAAATATGACTCACCTTGTGTGCGAGCGTTTCCCATAGTTTTCCCAATCACACGTTAACGTTTACATATTCTTTTTACATAACAGGTTAACGTCCTGTTTTCACACGAGTCCCATTCCTAAAACGGGGTTAACGGTGAGCGTACACTCCAAAGTTAGGCCAATGTTCGAGGCATACAGTTGTAGTGACAATACAGCTCTGTTGACAAGCATGCATACTGCAGTGCCAAATAGTATTACGTATTAAATAACTGGGCGAGTGAATTATCAAGTGTAATAAAACTTGCTCAGCGCTGAACGTAAATTAATTCATAGCGATCTAAATAATGGTTTGTCATAAGTTCCACTCCAACTGTAACTGCGATTTATTCACAAGGATATCAATCACTCTTATCGAGACTACTTCATGGCACTAATTGGcgtgttttgttgttggtggtgatCGCAAACCGATCGCAAATTTGCTGATGCTGACAATAATGTGACGGGATTGAAGTCAGACTCTACCTCGGGTTAAACAATTGCAAAAGGGACGTCCTATGTAAATTCGTCTGTGTTTAAATAAGTTAAGAGAACTGTAGCCTGCAGTCAACGTCGAGTTAATGGTCTACACACCGCGGACCGTTGATATCTGTTGCAGGCTAAAGTACAGGCTGCATGCTGGACAGCGTGCACGCACTCGGGCACGTGACGTCTCTCGCGCAGCAGCAGCGTGACTTCACATAACAACACGATTAATAGAAGCTTGACTAACAAACGACGTCTGCTGTGGATAGAATAGCATCCGTTTGCAGTTAGGAAGCAACGTATCTTTAAAGCGTGCATCGTGCCAACTTTAACTTCGGTGCTTACTATCGCTATGCTGTTAACCCATGTCTAGATAAGCAAGTTAAATAGTTAGACATCAAACTCCTAATAGTAATTAAATGGACGAAGGCATTACGATACCTGATACTGCGATTGTCCGCTTATATATCTTCCGTATTAGAGGCACTTGTACAACTCTGTTAGAAGTTGACAGTCTTTGGGTACTACACTCTTCCTTCTGTCCTTCCTAAACAGCTGGACCTCTACGGCGTGCTGCTGACGCCATTCTGCGCTATTTCCGGGACTCTTATCTCGAAGTAGTAACGCAAAGTAGTAAATGTCTGCGAAAAGGCTCCCCAATTGGAATTACAGAAcgatacatttttattaaatatataaataacgATATAAGTATCGTCGAATGTAGAAAAAAGACACTGGAAAATATTGGTTAAAAAAATTATAGGTAGTAAACATTTCAGTGCACATAAGATTTGCGTAGAAACAGACCTATGCAAATCAGCTGTGTAAGTTCTAGGAGGTGACACCAGTATATGTTAAAAGTTAATAGATGTTCttaatcataacattcattgcATGGAACTCTAAAGTTcaaagagtgtagatcagttagTTTCCTTATATTTTTTAACTTCATAGCTGCCTTCACAAACAACTGGCAATGAAAACAGCAAactcattaatgcagtgtccattagtattaaaatcctttgccactggaaatgacaaatcattCTGATGATCCAAAGGTCTGCAACAAAATGTTCGGAAAACCTTAAAAACAGCGGATATGCTACACAAGGAATGCTAATAAAATTGTTACTTAATTTGCAAAACATTCTTATACTGAATACTTTGAATTATACTATGagagcattttaaaacaaacatcttCACATCAAAACTGTTCACAATTTTTTATAGTCAACACAGAATCACAATATTGTTGTAGATATGGCggcggtgaggtcggctgccgtcacgactgctccgtccacacctggcacttttttcgctcttttcgctcttcccgctacccctgatttctccgcacaaccatttcactgcgagttatactgtatatgactatgtatgtgacaaataaaccaaacttgaaacttgatgtctttattaacattattaacattcatCTCAGTggcatttcactttttttctttttagatcTCAACAGTCACCTGCAGTCTAGACAGACATAAGACAGAAATGAGGCATCAGCACATTACATGGAGCCTTGACCATGTGCCAGCAGTACAGGTAGCTATACTTCAGGTGTTTAAAACATACATCAGTTATCCAAAGGTGTAACAACAATACAATATTCACATCTCACTTCAGGAGCATTCGGGAGTGTTCCTCCTTACGCCAGCAGAATGGTCTAAACATTGCTTTACACTTGTTAATAGCTGTGTACCCATCCACaatcatattaaaataacatgatttaataataataactttggCTTTGTCTGTTTATTAGATTTGTTTACTCGTGTTGGCAATACGTATGAATTTTGCTTTCTTTACAGCATATGGGTAGTACTGAACCATCAGAGTATGAAATGAGGCACGTGTAGCCTACCTTGGTCATAAAATATACAGACGCTAGCATTCTATTTTAAGGCCTTTCAGATTTCTTGGGCCTCTTAATGCTCATATAAAAGTGTTCAAAGTTCCCTCCTATTTAAGGCAAAGCACCATTTCTGCATGTGCAGTCAGTATGTCCCAGTTGAACCTTCTTCTCCTCGCCGGAGTGGTTGCTGTGGCAGCGGCTTTTGCAGTAAGTAACCAAATTCCAGTCGCATTTGATGTCTGCAGTGACTACGTGTGTTAGCTCATTTTAAAGGATGTTTATGTAACCCcccattaaaaaataataaactaatatctttatttattttaaatcaagaTTCCAGTATTGCCACAGATACATGGTAAGTTAGATGAATTTCAGATGCACATGTAAATAAACTAAGAATTCATGATGCAGTCAGGTATTTTCTTTAAACAGAGATTGAAGATGTACCAAATGACAACCCATTCCTTAACCTGGGTAAGATAATACAACTTCCCTTGaattttgtataattttttttttatacacgtgcatttatttgatttaggtTCAGTGTTAATTTCATTGTTTGCGTCAATGTTTATTACAACAAATATTTGAAGATATCTTATCAATACTGATTTAACAATTGTTCACATAATACTATCATTTCATTAACAGGGGCAAAAACCCCCCTAATTGAAGGGGATATTTTCATTCCTGTGAGTACATGTACTATTTTTAATACAGTTCTTACATCTCTGTTACATCATACTATAgtacctttttatttttcctgttgtttatttttcctggCATTTTCTTGTGAACCTCCTGTATTAGTTATTGTACATTTCATTCCCAACAGCCTGGGCGAAATGCTCTCATCAACACTGCTTACAGATGGACGTTCCCTATCCCATATATTCTATCTGATAGCCTGGGTATGTTAGGCAGatattaaatgtctttgttctctgATGTAATGTTGGTCAActttaataactgtaataaaagTGTGGTTGAATTATTAATCTCTGATTTCATCAGACCTGAATGCTAAAGGAACTGTCTTTCAAGCATTTGAGATGTATCGATTGAAGTCCTGTGTTGATTTTAAGCCTTATGAAGGAGAAAGGACCTACATCAAGTTTGAGAAACTAGATGGGTGTGTTTCAAACATCACTCTATATGCATcttagttttaaaatgtttttttttgttgttttttttgtcacactTATTTTGCTCTTCAACAGTTAAGATCATACAATgattaacatttaataattgAAACATAACACATTGCACACATGGTAAAATCTGAAGAACATTCTTTGTAACAGAGTCATGTCTCAGATTATGATTATGATAGCACAAAGAAGCCTGTTTTTTGTGTTTCGCTAACTGGCCATGGTGTTGTGATTGTGTCCAGATGCTTTTCAAGTGTGGGAGAGCAACCTGGAGGGCAGGTCCTCTCCCTGGGGCCAGGCTGTGACCATAAGGCGGTGGTGGAACATGAGTTGCTCCATGCACTGGGATTCTATCACATGCAGTCCCGCCAGGACCGGGATGACTACGTGAAGATCTGGCTTGACCAAGTCATTGATGGTTAGGTGATCAGAAGTAATTTTGCATGCCTGTGTAGTCTTTGTTTAGAATAAAGCTGACCAAGTCAGTAGAATTATTCAGAGTAGTATAAAACTATTACATAATGTGGCTGTATCATGTATATATGGTTTCAGAGCATTATCAAATCCCTCTGCAATGTTTGTTAAGTGTCAAATACAGCAAGGCAACTGCATTTACCAGTTTGCTGTATCTGTTTCATCAGGCCTTCAGCATAACTTCAACAAATATGATGACAGCTTTGTTACTGATTTAAACACGCCATATGACTATGAGTCAGTCATGCATTATAGACCTTTCTCCTTCAATAAAGACCCCAATATtcccaccatcaccaccaacaTCCCAGAGTTCTTCAACATCATAGGGCAGTATCTTGACTTCAGTGAACAAGACATTGTGAGACTGAATAGAATGTATAACTGCAGTAAGTTCCTGtctgtttatatttaattttccaGACTTatgaatgcaaaataataatgtttatcagttgattaaaaaaaaaattcacctATAAAGAATGTTTCACATGTCAGTTGGGCCCAGTTTCCCGGACAGGATTAAGCCTGGTGCCACTGTAAATCACCACTGAATCGCCACTGATTCACCACTGTAAATCACCACTGTAATTCACCACTGATTCACCACTGTAAATCACCACTGAATCACCACTGCAAATCACCACTGTAAATTCTTAGTCTAGACATAGGCTTATACTTGGTCTTAGAAATTGCCTGTTAGAGTAAAAATGCACATCATCTGCTCACTTGAAACCATATAAAATAAAGACAGTCTTTGTTTTTCAGCTTCCAGTCTGACCTTGTTGGACCAGTGCACATTTGAACACATCAATATATGCGGTATGATTCAGAGTTCTTCCGATGATGGAGACTGGGTTCACACCAAGAGCTCCTCTGGCTCCGCTCACACTCTCATTGGCCAGCCTCGAGGTCAGTGTTTGTCATTGGCTAACAAGCATATTTCCCAAGAGCAGTCCTCTTCCATCTTGTGAATAATCCTAAttctcatgtttttgttttt is a window of Electrophorus electricus isolate fEleEle1 chromosome 3, fEleEle1.pri, whole genome shotgun sequence DNA encoding:
- the mep1a.1 gene encoding meprin A, alpha (PABA peptide hydrolase), tandem duplicate 1; the protein is MAAISTVTCSLDRHKTEMRHQHITWSLDHVPAVQAKHHFCMCSQYVPVEPSSPRRSGCCGSGFCKIEDVPNDNPFLNLGAKTPLIEGDIFIPPGRNALINTAYRWTFPIPYILSDSLDLNAKGTVFQAFEMYRLKSCVDFKPYEGERTYIKFEKLDGCFSSVGEQPGGQVLSLGPGCDHKAVVEHELLHALGFYHMQSRQDRDDYVKIWLDQVIDGLQHNFNKYDDSFVTDLNTPYDYESVMHYRPFSFNKDPNIPTITTNIPEFFNIIGQYLDFSEQDIVRLNRMYNCTSSLTLLDQCTFEHINICGMIQSSSDDGDWVHTKSSSGSAHTLIGQPRDTGYAMYFDTAVGNALESGLLESRLLYPKRKLQCLQFFYKMNGSSKDRLAIWVKMDDGTGTVRKLKKLDTIWADDDETWKIAHVPMQVGVKFRYVFQAVSGDPANSTGGVFIDDISLMETRCPAAVWRIHNFSDIMQTANHNTVLNSPRFYSSEGYAFGVSVYPLSSYTDYSGDYTGLYFHLASGENDRAMKWPAVDRQATITVMDQDADIKLRMSSARSLTTDLVTTPEGKLYWDNPAKVGTYDPDCQCYRGKSRGWRNFIKHFDLRRRNYLKNDDLIILLDFEDLTPLKNSEVPIAMEN